The proteins below come from a single Rosa rugosa chromosome 2, drRosRugo1.1, whole genome shotgun sequence genomic window:
- the LOC133728825 gene encoding uncharacterized protein LOC133728825 isoform X2: MEKLPSQEATVKVSSIFIYPVKSCRGISVSEAPITPTGFQWDRQWLVINEKRRAYTQRVEPKLACVEVQLPNEAFLEGWEHTSSSYLVLKAPGMDVLKISLSPPQEIADGVSIWEWSGAALDEGADASKWFSDYLGKPSRLVRFNAASETRPVKPTFWSHKPVEPEYAGGKQIMFSDLFPYLIASQASLDTLNEHLKDPVPINRFRPNILVDGCEPFSEDLWTDVRINKFTFQCCMLCYRCKIPTVNQETGIQGTEPNETLKKFRSDATVYPSRKQQGRVYFGQYLVCKDSLIAGVKGNVIKVGDLLHVLNMVSSADEVPE, translated from the exons ATGGAGAAGCTACCATCACAAGAAGCCACAGTCAAAGTCTCATCAATCTTCATATATCCAGTTAAATCATGTCGTGGGATTTCGGTCTCTGAAGCACCTATCACTCCTACTG GATTTCAATGGGATCGACAATGGTTAGTTATAAACGAAAAAAGGAGAGCATATACTCAAAGAGTTGAACCAAAGCTTGCTTGTGTTGAGGTACAGCTACCAAACGAGGCATTCCTAGAGGGTTGGGAACATACTAGCAGCTCTTATCTGG TATTAAAAGCACCTGGCATGGATGTACTGAAGATTTCTTTGAGTCCACCACAAGAAATAGCAGATGGAGTTTCAATATGGGAATGGTCTGGTGCTGCCTTAGATGAGGGAGCTGATGCATCAAAATGGTTTTCAGACTATCTTGGGAAACCTAGTCGACTTGTTCGCTTTAATGCAG CTTCAGAAACTAGACCTGTGAAACCTACCTTTTGGTCTCATAAACCTGTGGAACCTGAATATGCTGGGGGGAAGCAAATCATGTTCTCCGACCTTTTTCCATACTTGATAGCGTCTCAG GCATCATTGGATACACTAAATGAGCATCTGAAGGACCCTGTACCAATTAACCGTTTCAGACCCAA CATTCTTGTTGACGGTTGTGAACCATTTTCGGAAGATTTATGGACAGATGTCAGAATAAACAAGTTCACATTTCAATGCTGCATGCTGTGCTACCGCTGTAAG ATACCTACGGTGAATCAAGAGACTGGCATTCAAGGAACCGAGCCAAATGAAACTCTCAAGAAATTTCGATCGGATGCAACTGTGTATCCATCTCGGAAACAGCAGGGAAGG GTCTACTTCGGGCAGTATCTAGTTTGCAAAGACTCTCTGATTGCTGGCGTGAAGGGAAATGTCATAAAGGTTGGAGATCTTCTTCATGTCCTCAACATGGTTTCCTCGGCTGATGAAGTTCCGGAATAA
- the LOC133728825 gene encoding uncharacterized protein LOC133728825 isoform X1, translated as MEKLPSQEATVKVSSIFIYPVKSCRGISVSEAPITPTGFQWDRQWLVINEKRRAYTQRVEPKLACVEVQLPNEAFLEGWEHTSSSYLVLKAPGMDVLKISLSPPQEIADGVSIWEWSGAALDEGADASKWFSDYLGKPSRLVRFNAGTVSCASETRPVKPTFWSHKPVEPEYAGGKQIMFSDLFPYLIASQASLDTLNEHLKDPVPINRFRPNILVDGCEPFSEDLWTDVRINKFTFQCCMLCYRCKIPTVNQETGIQGTEPNETLKKFRSDATVYPSRKQQGRVYFGQYLVCKDSLIAGVKGNVIKVGDLLHVLNMVSSADEVPE; from the exons ATGGAGAAGCTACCATCACAAGAAGCCACAGTCAAAGTCTCATCAATCTTCATATATCCAGTTAAATCATGTCGTGGGATTTCGGTCTCTGAAGCACCTATCACTCCTACTG GATTTCAATGGGATCGACAATGGTTAGTTATAAACGAAAAAAGGAGAGCATATACTCAAAGAGTTGAACCAAAGCTTGCTTGTGTTGAGGTACAGCTACCAAACGAGGCATTCCTAGAGGGTTGGGAACATACTAGCAGCTCTTATCTGG TATTAAAAGCACCTGGCATGGATGTACTGAAGATTTCTTTGAGTCCACCACAAGAAATAGCAGATGGAGTTTCAATATGGGAATGGTCTGGTGCTGCCTTAGATGAGGGAGCTGATGCATCAAAATGGTTTTCAGACTATCTTGGGAAACCTAGTCGACTTGTTCGCTTTAATGCAGGTACAGTTTCATGTG CTTCAGAAACTAGACCTGTGAAACCTACCTTTTGGTCTCATAAACCTGTGGAACCTGAATATGCTGGGGGGAAGCAAATCATGTTCTCCGACCTTTTTCCATACTTGATAGCGTCTCAG GCATCATTGGATACACTAAATGAGCATCTGAAGGACCCTGTACCAATTAACCGTTTCAGACCCAA CATTCTTGTTGACGGTTGTGAACCATTTTCGGAAGATTTATGGACAGATGTCAGAATAAACAAGTTCACATTTCAATGCTGCATGCTGTGCTACCGCTGTAAG ATACCTACGGTGAATCAAGAGACTGGCATTCAAGGAACCGAGCCAAATGAAACTCTCAAGAAATTTCGATCGGATGCAACTGTGTATCCATCTCGGAAACAGCAGGGAAGG GTCTACTTCGGGCAGTATCTAGTTTGCAAAGACTCTCTGATTGCTGGCGTGAAGGGAAATGTCATAAAGGTTGGAGATCTTCTTCATGTCCTCAACATGGTTTCCTCGGCTGATGAAGTTCCGGAATAA